The following proteins are encoded in a genomic region of Canis lupus familiaris isolate Mischka breed German Shepherd chromosome 6, alternate assembly UU_Cfam_GSD_1.0, whole genome shotgun sequence:
- the WDR90 gene encoding WD repeat-containing protein 90 isoform X5, whose translation MAKAWQRPFVNVFRHCRVGEWRRCSREGDVAAVTLPGTSMQSLGLTGRYLYVLFRPLPGKHFIIQLDVATKDGQVVRMSFSNLFKEFKSTATWLQFPLICGAGAATKGGTRVGASDARWTCLQLDLRNILLVYVNRRYGHLKSVKLCASLLVKSLYTSDLCFDPTLTVAEAQRARLRVTPVPREMAFPVPEDESWYDHYVHIRFPSDSSEASPGPVQESRSPPEADFLGRVPRLLPHPGASSSAAQDGAPSAGPIAPCQAPSVPRPLPEVSLFCEPSEVPTGSEPSAPAHARHKHAAGNGDDVSAPKPTVEPAVRGDVAVHKPFGGKQSKQEVALAKHPFQKRSFLPDPILRLKGVVGFGGHSTKWALWTKDGSAVVYPCHAVVVVLRTDTREQRCLLGHTDKVSALALDGDNVLLASAQARPSSMLRLWDFGTGACLSLFRSPAHTLCSLSFSRGGALLCGVGKDRQGRTVVVAWGTAQVGRGGEPVLLAKTHTGVDIQAFEVAFFDETRMASCGQGSVRLWRLRGGQLRSCPVDLGEHRVLELTDLAFGPAHDGHMLYVCGRSGHILEIDHQHMAVRHARRLLPVWTPGSPVSQKQTFGSGPGISISSLSTSQATCAVGSEDGYLRLWPLDFSSVLLEAEHEGPVTWVRVSPDGLRVLSATSLGHLGFLDVPSREYRVLVRSHTAPVLALATECSHGQLATVSQDHTVRVWDLATLQQLHDLRSPEEAPCTVAFHPTRPALFCGFSSGAVRSFSLESAEVLAAHRCHQGPVTGLAASPDGSLLFSSCSSGTLAQYHCAATQCRVLRVAANVVCRDAHPTPNALVLSGDSHLLAFVGPSKYVVTVMNAASLEEPAGCARQPLTALPQLLRVDVRALDLASARLASAVALCFGPGPPGHLLVSTSSSTVVVLDSTSGRVVRELPAVHSGACPSLALSRDARFLLTAADRAIKLWDYPTQACPGCQVYIGHSEPVRAVAFAPDQQRLLSVGDAIFLWDILGPLERSPPGSAGDSPGAPPTCEASPDARQLEDVVSGAHGLPRQQVPKPSQASPLQLGVCAGLLRDDDGAFSWSDEEGPSEESHIPEGLRQGSSLPVLVKEASGAGDGVWGSPGDPRGLSMHPHPHGWPSAQGTRKAQVCPSARPDCYKHFVARYKTSSLPKSASVSRGSAERLLLKAVMGYNGNGRANVVWKPDTGFFAYTSGCLVVVEDLHSGAQQHWLGHPEEISTLALSHDAQVLASASGCGSTASCCQIRIWNVPGGSCRQLISYHSTAVQALAFSPDDELLVTLGDYGDRTLALWSMATCELLSATCLPEPVHGVAFNPWDAGELACVGQCAVTLWLLRGPNASLQGRREPLPEELGAGELTSLCYGAAPLLYCGSNAGQVCVWDTSASRCFLAWEADDGEIGVLLCSGTRLVSGSNTRRLRLWAVGAVPELRCKDSRARSSSVFMERELTLDGAVVSAVFHDTMDMGVVGTTAGTLWYVSWVEGSSTRLISGHRSKVNEVVFSPSASHWATCSDDGSVRVWSLASMELLIQFQVLNQSCLCLAWSPASCARPEQQQVAAGYSDGTLRVFSISRIAMELKMHPHRAALTAIAYSADGQTILSGDKDGLVAVSRPRTGMTFRVLSDHRGALISTVQSRSKEHGDFGAQWGDLWLAASSDQRISVWAANWPQGHCELVDWLSSPSPTLMEGPSQPPSSLVAFCPWDGSLLVCAGLGVRPEVVFYSLHQKQVVERIPLPFFAVSLSLSPGARLVAVGFAERVLRLVDCESGTMQDFAGHDDLVQLCRFAPSARLLFSAAHSEILVWEVAGPWAAGGASGSGPLLG comes from the exons ATGGCGAAGG CCTGGCAGCGCCCGTTCGTGAACGTCTTCCGACACTGcagggtgggggagtggaggCGGTGCAGCAGGGAAGGCGACGTGGCCGCCGTGACC CTCCCCGGGACCAGCATGCAGTCTCTGGGGCTCACGGGCCGCTACCTGTACGTGCTCTTCAGGCCCCTGCCCGGCAAGCATTTCATCATCCAGCTGGATGTGGCCACCAAG GACGGCCAGGTCGTCCGCATGTCCTTCTCCAACCTGTTCAAGGAATTCAAGTCTACGGCCACGTGGCTTCAGTTCCCCCTCATctgtggggctggggcagccACGAAAG GGGGGACCAGGGTCGGCGCCTCTGATGCCCGCTGGACGTGCCTGCAGCTCGACCTGCGCAACATTCTGCTGGTCTACGTAAACCGTCGCTACGGCCACCTCAAGAGCGTCAAGCTGTGCGCCAGCCTGCTCGTGAAGAGCCTCTACACCAGCGACCTGTGCTTTGACCCCA CTCTTACAGTCGCTGAGGCCCAGCGGGCGAGGCTCCGTGTCACACCTGTGCCTCGAGAGATGGCCTTCCCGGTGCCTGAGGACGAGAGCTGGTACGACCACTATGTCCACATCCG GTTTCCAAGCGACAGCTCAGAAGCATCTCCCGGGCCGGTTCAGGAGAGCCGCTCTCCTCCTGAGGCAG ATTTCCTGGGGCGTGTGCCGCGGCTTCTCCCTCACCCCGGGGCTTCCAGCAGTGCCGCCCAGGACGGGGCGCCCTCCGCGGGCCCCATAGCC CCTTGCCAGGCCCCCTCGGTGCCCAGGCCCCTTCCAGAGGTCAGCTTGTTCTGTGAGCCCTCAGAGGTTCCCACGGGGAGCGAGCCCTCGGCCCCCGCACACGCCAGGCACAAGCACGCAGCTGGCAACGGTGATGATGTGTCTGCCCCTAAGCCGACCGTGGAGCCCGCGGTCCGGGGGGATGTGGCCGTGCATAAG CCTTTCGGCGGAAAGCAGAGCAAGCAGGAGGTGGCCCTGGCCAAGCATCCCTTCCAAAAAAGA AGCTTCCTCCCAGATCCAATCCTGAGGCTCAAGGGCGTCGTTGGCTTCGGGGGCCACAGCACCAAATGG GCCCTGTGGACCAAGGACGGGTCTGCTGTGGTGTATCCCTGCCACGCGGTCGTCGTCGTTTTGCGCACCGACACCCGGGAGCAGCGCTGCCTGCTCGGCCACACTGACAAG GTTTCTGCCCTGGCGCTGGATGGGGACAACGTGCTGCTGGCCTCGGCCCAGGCCCGGCCCTCAAGCATGCTGCGCCTCTGGGATTTCGGGACCGGGGCTTGCCTGTCCCTGTTCCGGAGCCCGGCCCACACGCTCTGCTCCCTCAG CTTCTCCCGCGGCGGGGCGCTGCTCTGTGGGGTCGGCAAGGACCGGCAGGGAAGGACG GTGGTGGTGGCCTGGGGCACGGCCCAGGTGGGGCGAGGAGGTGAGCCAGTTCTTCTCGCGAAGACGCACACCGGGGTTGACATCCAGGCGTTCGAGGTGGCCTTTTTTGATGAAACCAG GATGGCGTCGTGCGGGCAGGGCAGCGTGCGGCTGTGGCGGCTGCGAGGGGGGCAGCTGCGGTCCTGCCCGGTGGACTTGGGGGAGCACCGTGTTCTGGAGTTGACCGACCTGGCCTTCGGGCCGGCCCACGATGGCCATATGCT CTACGTGTGCGGCCGCAGTGGCCACATCTTGGAGATCGACCACCAGCACATGGCCGTGCGGCACGCTCGCCGTCTCCTGCCCGTGTGGACGCCTGGCAGCCCTGTGTCACAGAAGCAGACCTTCGGCTCGG GCCCCGGCATTTCCATCAGCAGCCTCAGCACATCCCAGGCTACGTGCGCCGTGGGCTCCGAGGACGGCTATCTGCGCCTCTGGCCGCTGGACTTCTCTTCTGTGCTCCTGGAGGCAG AGCATGAGGGGCCAGTCACCTGGGTGCGCGTCAGCCCAGATGGTCTGCGTGTGCTGTCCGCCACGTCTCTGGGCCACCTAGGCTTCCTGGATGTGCCATCCCGGGAGTACCGCGTGCTGGTTCGCTCGCACACTGCTCCGGTGCTGGCCCTGGCCACCGAGTGCAGCCATGGGCAGCTGGCCACCGTGTCCCAGGACCACACTGTGCGCGTCTGGGACCTGGCGACCCTGCAGCAG CTTCATGACTTGAGGTCCCCCGAGGAGGCCCCGTGCACCGTCGCCTTCCACCCCACGCGGCCAGCCTTATTCTGCGGCTTCAGCAGCGGGGCCGTCCGTTccttcagcctggagtctgcCGAGGTCCTGGCAGCACACAG GTGTCACCAAGGCCCTGTCACCGGCCTGGCCGCCAGCCCCGACGGCAGCCTCCTCTTCAGCTCTTGCTCTTCGGGCACCCTGGCCCAGTACCACTGCGCCGCCACCCAGTGTCGCGTGCTGCGTGTAGCAG CTAACGTGGTGTGCCGGgacgcccaccccacccccaatgccCTGGTGCTTAGCGGGGACAGCCACCTGCTGGCCTTCGTGGGCCCTTCCAAGTACGTGGTGACTGTTATGAACGCGGCCTCGCTAGAGGAG CCTGCAGGTTGTGCCCGGCAGCCACTCACGGCTCTCCCCCAGCTGCTGCGAGTGGATGTCCGTGCCCTGGACCTGGCCAGCGCTCGTCTGGCCTCGGCGGTGGCCCTCTGCTTTGGCCCTGGACCCCCTGGCCACCTGTTGGTGTCCACCTCGTCGAGCACGGTCGTTGTGCTGGACAGCACATCGGGCCGCGTGGTTCGGGAG CTGCCAGCTGTCCACTCTGgggcctgcccctccctggctctcAGCAGGGATGCCCGCTTCCTGCTGACGGCCGCGGACCGCGCCATCAAGTTGTGGGACTACCCGACGCAGGCCTGCCCAGGCTGCCAG GTGTATATCGGCCATTCAGAGCCCGTACGAGCTGTGGCCTTCGCCCCTGACCAGCAGCGGCTCCTCAGTGTGGGGGATGCCATCTTCCTGTGGGACATTCTGGGCCCCCTGGAGAGGTCGCCTCCAGGAAG TGCTGGAGACTCACCTGGGGCACCCCCGACCTGCGAGGCTA GCCCAGATGCAAGGCAGCTGGAGGACGTGGTGTCCGGGGCCCACGGGCTCCCCCGGCAGCAGGTGCCTAAGCCATCGCAGGCGTCCCCACTGCAGCTGGGCGTCTGTGCGGGACTCCTCAGGGATGATGACG GTGCTTTCTCCTGGTCAGATGAAGAAGGACCCTCGGAGGAGAGCCACATCCCCGAGGGGCTCCGTCAGGGCTCGAGCCTGCCCGTGCTGGTGAAGGAGGCCAGCGGGGCTGGAGACGGGGTCTGGGGGTCTCCAGGGGACCCCCGGGGCCTCAGCAtgcatccccacccccatggcTGGCCCA GTGCTCAGGGCACCAGAAAAGCCCAGGTGTGTCCCTCTGCTCGCCCAGACTGCTACAAGCACTTCGTGGCACGCTACAAGACCTCCTCGCTACCCAAG AGTGCCTCCGTCTCCCGTGGCAGTGCTGAGCGTCTGCTCTTGAAGGCGGTCATGGGCTACAACGGGAATGGGCGGGCCAACGTGGTGTGGAAGCCAGACACAG GCTTCTTTGCCTACACGAGTGGCTgcttggtggtggtggaggaCCTGCACTCTGGCGCGCAGCAGCACTGGCTTGGTCACCCCGAGGAGATCTCCACGCTGGCCCTCAGCCACGATGCCCAG gtcctggcctctgcctcagGCTGCGGCAGCACCGCCTCCTGCTGCCAGATCCGCATCTGGAACGTGCCGGGGGGCTCCTGCCGGCAACTCATTTCTTACCACAGCACTGCTGTGCAAGCCCTGGCTTTTTCGCCAGACGACGAGCTGCTTGTCACACTGG GGGACTACGGTGACCGCACTCTGGCCCTGTGGAGCATGGCCACCTGTGAGCTGCTGTCGGCTACCTGCCTCCCGGAGCCAGTGCATGGAGTGGCATTTAACCCATGGGATGCTGGCGAGCTGGCCTGCGTGGGCCAATGTGCTGTCACCTTGTGGCTCCTGCGTGGCCCCAACGCCAGCCTCCAG GGCCGCCGAGAGCCCCTCCCTGAGGAGCTGGGGGCGGGCGAGCTGACATCGCTCTGCTATGGGGCTGCCCCTCTGCTCTACTGTGGCTCCAATGCTGGCCAGGTCTGCGTGTGGGACACCAGCGCCAGCCGCTGCTTCCTGGCCTGGGAGGCAGACGACGGCGAGATCG GAGTGCTGCTGTGCTCGGGCACGCGGCTGGTCAGCGGCAGCAACACAAGGCGGCTGCGCCTGTGGGCCGTGGGCGCTGTGCCTGAGCTGAGGTGCAAAGACTCCCGGGCCAG gtctAGCTCTGTGTTCATGGAGCGCGAGCTGACCTTGGACGGGGCCGTCGTGAGCGCGGTCTTCCACGACACCATGGACATGGGCGTGGTGGGCACCACAGCGGGCACGCTCTGGTACGTCAGCTGGGTGGAGGGCAGCAGCACGCGCCTCATCAGTGGCCACAGGAGCAAG GTGAACGAGGTGGTCTTCAGCCCCAGCGCGTCCCACTGGGCCACGTGCAGCGATGACGGGAGTGTGCGTGTGTGGTCCCTGGCCAGCATGGAGCTTCTGATCCAGTTTCAGGTGCTGAACCAG AGCTGCCTCTGTCTGGCTTGGAGCCCTGCCTCCTGTGCACGCCCGGAGCAGCAGCAGGTGGCAGCGGGCTACAGTGATGGCACGCTGCGAGTCTTCAGCATCTCCCGAATTGCAATGGAACTCAAGATGCACCCCCACCGGGCTGCACTGACGGCCATCGCCTACTCCGCTGACG GTCAGACCATCCTCTCCGGAGACAAGGATGGGCTTGTGGCCGTGAGCCGCCCCCGCACGGGGATGACGTTCCGTGTACTGAGTGACCACCGTGGTGCTCTGATCTCCACTGTCCAGAGCAGGAGCAAAGAG CATGGAGACTTTGGGGCGCAGTGGGGCGACCTGTGGCTGGCGGCCAGTTCAGACCAGCGCATCAGTGTCTGGGCCGCCAACTGGCCGCAGGGCCACTGTGAGCTCGTGGACTGGCTGAGTTCCCCGTCACCCACCCTCATGGAG GGTCCCAGCCAACCACCGTCATCTCTTGTTGCCTTCTGCCCCTGGGACGGGTCCCTGCTGGTGTGTGCGGGCCTCGGCGTGCGTCCAGAGGTGGTCTTCTATAGCCTGCACCAGAAGCAG GTGGTGGAGAGGATCCCGTTGCCTTTCTTTGCCGTGTCCCTGAGCCTGTCCCCCGGAGCCCGCCTTGTGGCCGTTGGCTTTGCTG AGCGTGTGCTGAGGCTGGTGGACTGTGAGTCGGGGACCATGCAGGACTTCGCTGGCCACGATGACTTGGTGCAGCTCTGCAGGTTTGCCCCGTCCGCCCGGCTGCTCTTCTCCGCCGCCCACAGTGAGATCCTGGTGTGGGAAGTCGCAGggccctgggccgcaggtggGGCCTCAGGCTCAGGGCCCCTGCTTGGCTGA
- the WDR90 gene encoding WD repeat-containing protein 90 isoform X3, which yields MAKAWQRPFVNVFRHCRVGEWRRCSREGDVAAVTDKSLRCAVYRIRDAPSAGGYIQLPGTSMQSLGLTGRYLYVLFRPLPGKHFIIQLDVATKDGQVVRMSFSNLFKEFKSTATWLQFPLICGAGAATKGGTRVGASDARWTCLQLDLRNILLVYVNRRYGHLKSVKLCASLLVKSLYTSDLCFDPTLTVAEAQRARLRVTPVPREMAFPVPEDESWFPSDSSEASPGPVQESRSPPEADFLGRVPRLLPHPGASSSAAQDGAPSAGPIAPCQAPSVPRPLPEVSLFCEPSEVPTGSEPSAPAHARHKHAAGNGDDVSAPKPTVEPAVRGDVAVHKPFGGKQSKQEVALAKHPFQKRSFLPDPILRLKGVVGFGGHSTKWALWTKDGSAVVYPCHAVVVVLRTDTREQRCLLGHTDKVSALALDGDNVLLASAQARPSSMLRLWDFGTGACLSLFRSPAHTLCSLSFSRGGALLCGVGKDRQGRTVVVAWGTAQVGRGGEPVLLAKTHTGVDIQAFEVAFFDETRMASCGQGSVRLWRLRGGQLRSCPVDLGEHRVLELTDLAFGPAHDGHMLYVCGRSGHILEIDHQHMAVRHARRLLPVWTPGSPVSQKQTFGSGPGISISSLSTSQATCAVGSEDGYLRLWPLDFSSVLLEAEHEGPVTWVRVSPDGLRVLSATSLGHLGFLDVPSREYRVLVRSHTAPVLALATECSHGQLATVSQDHTVRVWDLATLQQLHDLRSPEEAPCTVAFHPTRPALFCGFSSGAVRSFSLESAEVLAAHRCHQGPVTGLAASPDGSLLFSSCSSGTLAQYHCAATQCRVLRVAANVVCRDAHPTPNALVLSGDSHLLAFVGPSKYVVTVMNAASLEEPAGCARQPLTALPQLLRVDVRALDLASARLASAVALCFGPGPPGHLLVSTSSSTVVVLDSTSGRVVRELPAVHSGACPSLALSRDARFLLTAADRAIKLWDYPTQACPGCQVYIGHSEPVRAVAFAPDQQRLLSVGDAIFLWDILGPLERSPPGSAGDSPGAPPTCEASPDARQLEDVVSGAHGLPRQQVPKPSQASPLQLGVCAGLLRDDDGAFSWSDEEGPSEESHIPEGLRQGSSLPVLVKEASGAGDGVWGSPGDPRGLSMHPHPHGWPSAQGTRKAQVCPSARPDCYKHFVARYKTSSLPKSASVSRGSAERLLLKAVMGYNGNGRANVVWKPDTGFFAYTSGCLVVVEDLHSGAQQHWLGHPEEISTLALSHDAQVLASASGCGSTASCCQIRIWNVPGGSCRQLISYHSTAVQALAFSPDDELLVTLGDYGDRTLALWSMATCELLSATCLPEPVHGVAFNPWDAGELACVGQCAVTLWLLRGPNASLQGRREPLPEELGAGELTSLCYGAAPLLYCGSNAGQVCVWDTSASRCFLAWEADDGEIGVLLCSGTRLVSGSNTRRLRLWAVGAVPELRCKDSRARSSSVFMERELTLDGAVVSAVFHDTMDMGVVGTTAGTLWYVSWVEGSSTRLISGHRSKVNEVVFSPSASHWATCSDDGSVRVWSLASMELLIQFQVLNQSCLCLAWSPASCARPEQQQVAAGYSDGTLRVFSISRIAMELKMHPHRAALTAIAYSADGQTILSGDKDGLVAVSRPRTGMTFRVLSDHRGALISTVQSRSKEHGDFGAQWGDLWLAASSDQRISVWAANWPQGHCELVDWLSSPSPTLMEGPSQPPSSLVAFCPWDGSLLVCAGLGVRPEVVFYSLHQKQVVERIPLPFFAVSLSLSPGARLVAVGFAERVLRLVDCESGTMQDFAGHDDLVQLCRFAPSARLLFSAAHSEILVWEVAGPWAAGGASGSGPLLG from the exons ATGGCGAAGG CCTGGCAGCGCCCGTTCGTGAACGTCTTCCGACACTGcagggtgggggagtggaggCGGTGCAGCAGGGAAGGCGACGTGGCCGCCGTGACC GACAAGAGCCTGCGCTGCGCCGTGTACCGCATCCGGGACGCCCCGTCCGCCGGCGGCTACATCCAGCTCCCCGGGACCAGCATGCAGTCTCTGGGGCTCACGGGCCGCTACCTGTACGTGCTCTTCAGGCCCCTGCCCGGCAAGCATTTCATCATCCAGCTGGATGTGGCCACCAAG GACGGCCAGGTCGTCCGCATGTCCTTCTCCAACCTGTTCAAGGAATTCAAGTCTACGGCCACGTGGCTTCAGTTCCCCCTCATctgtggggctggggcagccACGAAAG GGGGGACCAGGGTCGGCGCCTCTGATGCCCGCTGGACGTGCCTGCAGCTCGACCTGCGCAACATTCTGCTGGTCTACGTAAACCGTCGCTACGGCCACCTCAAGAGCGTCAAGCTGTGCGCCAGCCTGCTCGTGAAGAGCCTCTACACCAGCGACCTGTGCTTTGACCCCA CTCTTACAGTCGCTGAGGCCCAGCGGGCGAGGCTCCGTGTCACACCTGTGCCTCGAGAGATGGCCTTCCCGGTGCCTGAGGACGAGAGCTG GTTTCCAAGCGACAGCTCAGAAGCATCTCCCGGGCCGGTTCAGGAGAGCCGCTCTCCTCCTGAGGCAG ATTTCCTGGGGCGTGTGCCGCGGCTTCTCCCTCACCCCGGGGCTTCCAGCAGTGCCGCCCAGGACGGGGCGCCCTCCGCGGGCCCCATAGCC CCTTGCCAGGCCCCCTCGGTGCCCAGGCCCCTTCCAGAGGTCAGCTTGTTCTGTGAGCCCTCAGAGGTTCCCACGGGGAGCGAGCCCTCGGCCCCCGCACACGCCAGGCACAAGCACGCAGCTGGCAACGGTGATGATGTGTCTGCCCCTAAGCCGACCGTGGAGCCCGCGGTCCGGGGGGATGTGGCCGTGCATAAG CCTTTCGGCGGAAAGCAGAGCAAGCAGGAGGTGGCCCTGGCCAAGCATCCCTTCCAAAAAAGA AGCTTCCTCCCAGATCCAATCCTGAGGCTCAAGGGCGTCGTTGGCTTCGGGGGCCACAGCACCAAATGG GCCCTGTGGACCAAGGACGGGTCTGCTGTGGTGTATCCCTGCCACGCGGTCGTCGTCGTTTTGCGCACCGACACCCGGGAGCAGCGCTGCCTGCTCGGCCACACTGACAAG GTTTCTGCCCTGGCGCTGGATGGGGACAACGTGCTGCTGGCCTCGGCCCAGGCCCGGCCCTCAAGCATGCTGCGCCTCTGGGATTTCGGGACCGGGGCTTGCCTGTCCCTGTTCCGGAGCCCGGCCCACACGCTCTGCTCCCTCAG CTTCTCCCGCGGCGGGGCGCTGCTCTGTGGGGTCGGCAAGGACCGGCAGGGAAGGACG GTGGTGGTGGCCTGGGGCACGGCCCAGGTGGGGCGAGGAGGTGAGCCAGTTCTTCTCGCGAAGACGCACACCGGGGTTGACATCCAGGCGTTCGAGGTGGCCTTTTTTGATGAAACCAG GATGGCGTCGTGCGGGCAGGGCAGCGTGCGGCTGTGGCGGCTGCGAGGGGGGCAGCTGCGGTCCTGCCCGGTGGACTTGGGGGAGCACCGTGTTCTGGAGTTGACCGACCTGGCCTTCGGGCCGGCCCACGATGGCCATATGCT CTACGTGTGCGGCCGCAGTGGCCACATCTTGGAGATCGACCACCAGCACATGGCCGTGCGGCACGCTCGCCGTCTCCTGCCCGTGTGGACGCCTGGCAGCCCTGTGTCACAGAAGCAGACCTTCGGCTCGG GCCCCGGCATTTCCATCAGCAGCCTCAGCACATCCCAGGCTACGTGCGCCGTGGGCTCCGAGGACGGCTATCTGCGCCTCTGGCCGCTGGACTTCTCTTCTGTGCTCCTGGAGGCAG AGCATGAGGGGCCAGTCACCTGGGTGCGCGTCAGCCCAGATGGTCTGCGTGTGCTGTCCGCCACGTCTCTGGGCCACCTAGGCTTCCTGGATGTGCCATCCCGGGAGTACCGCGTGCTGGTTCGCTCGCACACTGCTCCGGTGCTGGCCCTGGCCACCGAGTGCAGCCATGGGCAGCTGGCCACCGTGTCCCAGGACCACACTGTGCGCGTCTGGGACCTGGCGACCCTGCAGCAG CTTCATGACTTGAGGTCCCCCGAGGAGGCCCCGTGCACCGTCGCCTTCCACCCCACGCGGCCAGCCTTATTCTGCGGCTTCAGCAGCGGGGCCGTCCGTTccttcagcctggagtctgcCGAGGTCCTGGCAGCACACAG GTGTCACCAAGGCCCTGTCACCGGCCTGGCCGCCAGCCCCGACGGCAGCCTCCTCTTCAGCTCTTGCTCTTCGGGCACCCTGGCCCAGTACCACTGCGCCGCCACCCAGTGTCGCGTGCTGCGTGTAGCAG CTAACGTGGTGTGCCGGgacgcccaccccacccccaatgccCTGGTGCTTAGCGGGGACAGCCACCTGCTGGCCTTCGTGGGCCCTTCCAAGTACGTGGTGACTGTTATGAACGCGGCCTCGCTAGAGGAG CCTGCAGGTTGTGCCCGGCAGCCACTCACGGCTCTCCCCCAGCTGCTGCGAGTGGATGTCCGTGCCCTGGACCTGGCCAGCGCTCGTCTGGCCTCGGCGGTGGCCCTCTGCTTTGGCCCTGGACCCCCTGGCCACCTGTTGGTGTCCACCTCGTCGAGCACGGTCGTTGTGCTGGACAGCACATCGGGCCGCGTGGTTCGGGAG CTGCCAGCTGTCCACTCTGgggcctgcccctccctggctctcAGCAGGGATGCCCGCTTCCTGCTGACGGCCGCGGACCGCGCCATCAAGTTGTGGGACTACCCGACGCAGGCCTGCCCAGGCTGCCAG GTGTATATCGGCCATTCAGAGCCCGTACGAGCTGTGGCCTTCGCCCCTGACCAGCAGCGGCTCCTCAGTGTGGGGGATGCCATCTTCCTGTGGGACATTCTGGGCCCCCTGGAGAGGTCGCCTCCAGGAAG TGCTGGAGACTCACCTGGGGCACCCCCGACCTGCGAGGCTA GCCCAGATGCAAGGCAGCTGGAGGACGTGGTGTCCGGGGCCCACGGGCTCCCCCGGCAGCAGGTGCCTAAGCCATCGCAGGCGTCCCCACTGCAGCTGGGCGTCTGTGCGGGACTCCTCAGGGATGATGACG GTGCTTTCTCCTGGTCAGATGAAGAAGGACCCTCGGAGGAGAGCCACATCCCCGAGGGGCTCCGTCAGGGCTCGAGCCTGCCCGTGCTGGTGAAGGAGGCCAGCGGGGCTGGAGACGGGGTCTGGGGGTCTCCAGGGGACCCCCGGGGCCTCAGCAtgcatccccacccccatggcTGGCCCA GTGCTCAGGGCACCAGAAAAGCCCAGGTGTGTCCCTCTGCTCGCCCAGACTGCTACAAGCACTTCGTGGCACGCTACAAGACCTCCTCGCTACCCAAG AGTGCCTCCGTCTCCCGTGGCAGTGCTGAGCGTCTGCTCTTGAAGGCGGTCATGGGCTACAACGGGAATGGGCGGGCCAACGTGGTGTGGAAGCCAGACACAG GCTTCTTTGCCTACACGAGTGGCTgcttggtggtggtggaggaCCTGCACTCTGGCGCGCAGCAGCACTGGCTTGGTCACCCCGAGGAGATCTCCACGCTGGCCCTCAGCCACGATGCCCAG gtcctggcctctgcctcagGCTGCGGCAGCACCGCCTCCTGCTGCCAGATCCGCATCTGGAACGTGCCGGGGGGCTCCTGCCGGCAACTCATTTCTTACCACAGCACTGCTGTGCAAGCCCTGGCTTTTTCGCCAGACGACGAGCTGCTTGTCACACTGG GGGACTACGGTGACCGCACTCTGGCCCTGTGGAGCATGGCCACCTGTGAGCTGCTGTCGGCTACCTGCCTCCCGGAGCCAGTGCATGGAGTGGCATTTAACCCATGGGATGCTGGCGAGCTGGCCTGCGTGGGCCAATGTGCTGTCACCTTGTGGCTCCTGCGTGGCCCCAACGCCAGCCTCCAG GGCCGCCGAGAGCCCCTCCCTGAGGAGCTGGGGGCGGGCGAGCTGACATCGCTCTGCTATGGGGCTGCCCCTCTGCTCTACTGTGGCTCCAATGCTGGCCAGGTCTGCGTGTGGGACACCAGCGCCAGCCGCTGCTTCCTGGCCTGGGAGGCAGACGACGGCGAGATCG GAGTGCTGCTGTGCTCGGGCACGCGGCTGGTCAGCGGCAGCAACACAAGGCGGCTGCGCCTGTGGGCCGTGGGCGCTGTGCCTGAGCTGAGGTGCAAAGACTCCCGGGCCAG gtctAGCTCTGTGTTCATGGAGCGCGAGCTGACCTTGGACGGGGCCGTCGTGAGCGCGGTCTTCCACGACACCATGGACATGGGCGTGGTGGGCACCACAGCGGGCACGCTCTGGTACGTCAGCTGGGTGGAGGGCAGCAGCACGCGCCTCATCAGTGGCCACAGGAGCAAG GTGAACGAGGTGGTCTTCAGCCCCAGCGCGTCCCACTGGGCCACGTGCAGCGATGACGGGAGTGTGCGTGTGTGGTCCCTGGCCAGCATGGAGCTTCTGATCCAGTTTCAGGTGCTGAACCAG AGCTGCCTCTGTCTGGCTTGGAGCCCTGCCTCCTGTGCACGCCCGGAGCAGCAGCAGGTGGCAGCGGGCTACAGTGATGGCACGCTGCGAGTCTTCAGCATCTCCCGAATTGCAATGGAACTCAAGATGCACCCCCACCGGGCTGCACTGACGGCCATCGCCTACTCCGCTGACG GTCAGACCATCCTCTCCGGAGACAAGGATGGGCTTGTGGCCGTGAGCCGCCCCCGCACGGGGATGACGTTCCGTGTACTGAGTGACCACCGTGGTGCTCTGATCTCCACTGTCCAGAGCAGGAGCAAAGAG CATGGAGACTTTGGGGCGCAGTGGGGCGACCTGTGGCTGGCGGCCAGTTCAGACCAGCGCATCAGTGTCTGGGCCGCCAACTGGCCGCAGGGCCACTGTGAGCTCGTGGACTGGCTGAGTTCCCCGTCACCCACCCTCATGGAG GGTCCCAGCCAACCACCGTCATCTCTTGTTGCCTTCTGCCCCTGGGACGGGTCCCTGCTGGTGTGTGCGGGCCTCGGCGTGCGTCCAGAGGTGGTCTTCTATAGCCTGCACCAGAAGCAG GTGGTGGAGAGGATCCCGTTGCCTTTCTTTGCCGTGTCCCTGAGCCTGTCCCCCGGAGCCCGCCTTGTGGCCGTTGGCTTTGCTG AGCGTGTGCTGAGGCTGGTGGACTGTGAGTCGGGGACCATGCAGGACTTCGCTGGCCACGATGACTTGGTGCAGCTCTGCAGGTTTGCCCCGTCCGCCCGGCTGCTCTTCTCCGCCGCCCACAGTGAGATCCTGGTGTGGGAAGTCGCAGggccctgggccgcaggtggGGCCTCAGGCTCAGGGCCCCTGCTTGGCTGA